One Prodigiosinella aquatilis DNA window includes the following coding sequences:
- a CDS encoding MFS transporter, with protein METSLFKSPTFLCFWTGQIASSLAFQMLVVGIGWQMYALTNSALNLGLVGLAQFLPQLALTLFAGHAVDQYNRRRIILFARLVMAATVLVLAVGCFTQTISATMIYACSAILGATRAFEMPATQALLPNLIEPGLLSRALALMASAREATVIVGPALGGLIYLLGSTVLYTASMACFLLSSLFLFRLRYTHQALAKSPVNLKTLFSGIHFIRRNPVILGSISLDMFAVLLGGATALLPIVAKDILHTGSWGLGLLRCAPALGAVLMSIYLTRHPLRQNVGKIMFMAVALFGLATILFGLSNQLWLSLSALLVLGASDMISVVIRSTLVQLETPDEMRGRVSAANSIFIGTSNQLGEFESGVTAAWLGVVPAIVLGGIGTLLVVTLWMKGFPMLTQRQTLE; from the coding sequence GTGGAAACCTCACTGTTCAAATCCCCGACATTTCTGTGTTTCTGGACTGGTCAGATTGCGTCTTCTCTGGCCTTTCAGATGTTAGTCGTGGGGATTGGTTGGCAAATGTATGCGCTCACTAACAGCGCATTAAACCTCGGGCTGGTGGGGTTGGCCCAATTTCTGCCGCAGTTGGCTCTGACTCTGTTTGCTGGCCACGCGGTGGACCAGTATAACCGGCGACGGATTATTCTGTTTGCCCGGCTGGTGATGGCTGCCACGGTGCTGGTGCTGGCAGTGGGCTGTTTCACACAGACCATCAGTGCGACAATGATTTATGCCTGTTCAGCCATACTGGGTGCGACACGGGCTTTTGAGATGCCGGCAACGCAAGCGTTACTGCCTAACCTGATTGAGCCAGGTCTGCTGTCCCGTGCGCTGGCGCTGATGGCGTCCGCCCGTGAGGCGACCGTCATCGTCGGGCCAGCCCTTGGCGGCCTGATCTACCTATTGGGATCCACCGTCCTGTACACCGCCAGCATGGCGTGTTTTCTACTTTCATCCCTGTTCCTGTTCCGGTTGCGTTACACCCATCAGGCACTGGCCAAATCACCGGTCAATCTGAAAACCCTGTTCAGCGGTATACATTTTATCCGCCGCAATCCAGTAATACTGGGGTCCATATCGTTGGATATGTTTGCGGTATTGCTGGGTGGCGCGACCGCTCTGTTGCCTATCGTCGCCAAAGATATTCTACATACCGGCTCCTGGGGGCTTGGCCTGTTGCGTTGTGCGCCCGCGCTTGGTGCCGTACTGATGTCCATTTATCTGACTCGACACCCTCTGCGTCAGAATGTCGGTAAAATCATGTTTATGGCCGTGGCCCTGTTTGGGCTGGCAACCATCCTATTCGGCTTGTCCAATCAATTGTGGCTGTCCTTATCCGCGTTGTTGGTGCTGGGCGCTTCCGACATGATTAGCGTGGTGATCCGTTCAACATTGGTTCAACTGGAAACGCCGGATGAAATGCGAGGCAGAGTCAGCGCGGCCAACTCCATTTTCATCGGCACGTCCAACCAGCTTGGAGAGTTTGAATCCGGCGTCACTGCGGCCTGGCTGGGCGTCGTGCCTGCCATCGTGCTGGGCGGCATCGGCACCCTGTTGGTGGTGACGCTGTGGATGAAAGGTTTCCCGATGCTGACACAGCGTCAAACGCTGGAATAA
- the hpaC gene encoding 4-hydroxyphenylacetate 3-monooxygenase, reductase component: protein MSHEEQQRLRFRDAMASLPAAVNIVTTQGVAGRCGITATAVCSVTDTPPTLLVCVNRKSAMNPVFEQNGRMCVNVLNHEQEEMARHFAGMTNVAMEQRFLLEGWHDGELGQPVLHQSLASLEGNIQQIQSIGTHQVYLLEIRHITLAEEGHGLIYFKRQFHTIHHEDALVTA, encoded by the coding sequence ATGTCTCATGAAGAACAACAGCGTTTACGTTTCCGTGACGCGATGGCCAGCTTGCCAGCGGCTGTTAATATTGTCACCACTCAAGGAGTGGCAGGGCGCTGCGGTATTACCGCTACAGCAGTCTGTTCGGTGACAGATACGCCGCCGACACTGTTGGTTTGTGTCAATCGTAAAAGCGCCATGAACCCGGTGTTCGAGCAAAATGGCAGGATGTGTGTCAACGTGCTGAATCATGAACAAGAGGAGATGGCACGCCATTTTGCCGGGATGACAAACGTTGCCATGGAACAGCGTTTCTTGCTGGAAGGTTGGCACGATGGTGAACTGGGGCAGCCAGTGTTGCACCAGTCCCTGGCTAGCCTGGAGGGAAACATTCAGCAAATTCAGTCCATTGGGACGCATCAGGTCTATTTGTTGGAAATCAGGCACATCACGCTAGCGGAAGAGGGACACGGTCTGATTTACTTTAAACGTCAGTTTCACACCATCCATCATGAGGACGCGCTGGTAACCGCATGA
- the hpaB gene encoding 4-hydroxyphenylacetate 3-monooxygenase, oxygenase component, translating into MKPEAHRAATNRPFTGDEYLKSLQDGREIYIYGERVKDVTTHPAFRNAAGSVAALYDALHAPETHDNLCWQTDTGNGGYTHRTFRFARSAEEIRQQRDAIADWSRLSYGWMGRTPDYKAAFGCSLGANPEFYGEYADNARTWYKRIQEAGLYFNHAIVNPPIDRHKPADEVKDVYVQVEKETDAGIIVSGAKVVATNSALTHYNFIGFGSAQVMGDDPGFALMFIAPMDADGVKLISRASYELVAGVTGTPFDYPLSSRFDENDAILVLDKVLIPWENVLIYRDFDRCRRWSVEAGFARLYPMQACVRLAVKLDFITALFQKSLECTGVLEFRGVQAALGEVVAWRNLFWSLSDAMWAEAKDWKNGAWLPDMQAMQTYRVLAPMAYSKIKNIIESNVTSGLIYLPSSVRDLNNPEIDRYLAQYVRGSNGMDHEQRIKILKLMWDAMGSEFGGRHELYEINYAGSQDEVRLQCLRHAQGSGNMKSMMDMVERCLADYDRDGWTIPHLHNNTDINQLDRLLK; encoded by the coding sequence ATGAAGCCTGAAGCACATCGCGCTGCCACCAATCGACCGTTTACCGGTGACGAGTATTTAAAGAGCCTACAGGATGGGCGTGAAATTTATATTTACGGCGAGCGGGTGAAAGACGTCACCACACACCCAGCGTTCCGTAATGCCGCAGGTTCTGTCGCTGCCTTATATGACGCGCTGCATGCACCGGAAACACATGACAACCTGTGCTGGCAAACGGATACGGGTAACGGCGGTTACACTCACCGCACGTTCCGTTTTGCCCGTTCGGCTGAAGAGATTCGTCAACAGCGCGATGCTATTGCGGATTGGTCACGCCTTAGCTACGGCTGGATGGGGCGCACGCCTGACTACAAAGCGGCTTTTGGTTGCTCACTGGGTGCCAACCCGGAATTTTATGGCGAATATGCGGACAACGCGCGTACCTGGTACAAACGCATTCAGGAAGCCGGTCTTTATTTTAACCACGCTATCGTCAACCCACCCATCGACCGCCATAAACCGGCGGATGAGGTGAAAGATGTGTATGTGCAGGTGGAGAAAGAGACCGATGCAGGCATCATCGTCAGTGGCGCCAAGGTTGTCGCCACCAATTCGGCGTTGACCCACTACAACTTCATTGGCTTTGGTTCCGCGCAGGTGATGGGGGACGATCCTGGTTTTGCCCTGATGTTTATCGCTCCGATGGATGCTGATGGTGTGAAGCTGATTTCCCGCGCATCCTATGAACTGGTCGCTGGCGTTACCGGTACACCGTTTGACTACCCGCTCTCTAGCCGCTTTGATGAAAACGACGCGATTCTGGTGCTGGATAAGGTGTTGATCCCGTGGGAGAACGTACTGATCTATCGCGATTTTGATCGTTGTCGTCGCTGGAGTGTGGAAGCAGGATTTGCCCGTCTCTATCCGATGCAGGCGTGTGTGCGTCTGGCGGTGAAACTCGATTTTATCACCGCGTTGTTTCAGAAAAGCCTGGAGTGTACCGGTGTGTTGGAGTTCCGAGGCGTACAGGCTGCCTTGGGGGAAGTCGTGGCGTGGCGCAATCTGTTCTGGTCATTGAGTGATGCCATGTGGGCTGAAGCCAAGGACTGGAAGAATGGTGCCTGGTTACCGGATATGCAGGCAATGCAGACCTATCGGGTGCTGGCGCCGATGGCTTACAGCAAAATCAAAAACATCATTGAGAGTAATGTCACCAGTGGCCTGATCTATCTTCCATCCAGTGTACGTGACCTGAACAACCCAGAAATCGACCGCTATCTGGCTCAGTATGTGCGCGGCTCCAATGGGATGGATCACGAGCAGCGGATCAAGATCCTCAAACTGATGTGGGATGCCATGGGCAGCGAATTTGGTGGTCGCCATGAACTCTATGAAATCAACTATGCCGGTAGTCAGGATGAAGTCCGTCTGCAATGCCTGCGTCACGCACAGGGTTCCGGCAACATGAAGAGCATGATGGATATGGTAGAGCGCTGTCTGGCGGATTATGACCGCGACGGCTGGACCATACCGCATCTTCACAACAATACCGATATCAACCAGCTTGATCGATTGCTGAAATAA
- the hpaA gene encoding 4-hydroxyphenylacetate catabolism regulatory protein HpaA gives MPTTMPQHFENIDISKEYDARYGNDDVHYETFARLAAFFGRDMRPHWHDRYFQLHFLATGEITLQLEDHFYAVKAPLFVLTPPSVPHAFFTEPDSDGHVLTVRQELIWPLIETLWPGSGSAINMRGICLSLESSPQTLEALNHYWPLIAHEFQHQQPGRDTLLSSLALAIFTLLLREAPPNDHSVCSVRGEMKLFQRFNRLVDDHFRDHFTVSDYSQHLGISESRLTELCKRFANQPPKRLIFERVLRDAKRLLLYSSQSVHQIAFTLGYKDPAYFARFFNRMEGCAPSKYRHR, from the coding sequence ATGCCGACAACAATGCCGCAACACTTTGAAAATATCGATATCAGCAAAGAGTACGATGCCCGTTACGGTAATGATGATGTTCATTATGAAACCTTTGCCCGTCTGGCAGCGTTTTTTGGGCGCGATATGCGCCCACACTGGCATGATCGTTATTTTCAACTGCATTTTCTGGCAACGGGGGAAATTACCCTGCAACTGGAGGATCATTTTTATGCAGTAAAAGCACCGTTGTTTGTGTTGACTCCCCCCTCAGTGCCCCATGCGTTTTTCACCGAGCCGGATAGTGATGGTCATGTTTTAACGGTGCGGCAGGAGCTGATCTGGCCGTTGATAGAGACATTATGGCCGGGTAGTGGTAGTGCCATTAATATGCGAGGCATTTGCCTGTCGTTGGAGTCGTCGCCACAAACATTGGAGGCGTTGAATCATTATTGGCCGCTGATAGCCCATGAGTTTCAACATCAACAGCCAGGGCGCGACACACTACTATCCTCACTGGCGCTGGCGATATTTACGTTATTGCTGCGGGAGGCTCCTCCCAATGATCATTCCGTTTGTAGTGTGCGTGGAGAAATGAAGCTGTTCCAGCGTTTCAATCGTCTGGTTGACGATCATTTCCGTGATCACTTTACAGTGTCCGATTATTCGCAGCATTTGGGCATCAGTGAGTCACGCCTGACGGAGTTGTGTAAGCGTTTTGCCAATCAACCTCCTAAGCGCCTGATTTTTGAACGTGTACTGCGCGATGCAAAGCGTCTATTGCTGTATAGCTCGCAAAGCGTTCATCAAATTGCTTTCACGCTGGGTTATAAAGATCCGGCCTATTTCGCACGGTTTTTTAATCGAATGGAAGGTTGTGCGCCAAGTAAATATCGCCATCGCTGA
- the hpaX gene encoding 4-hydroxyphenylacetate permease, whose amino-acid sequence MTTLMQHENREELSGIEQRVIKKLFRRLIVFLFVLFVFSFLDRINIGFAGLTMGKELGLTSTMFGLATTLFYVTYVLCGIPSNVMLGIVGARRWIATIMVLWGIASTCTMFASSPHTLYVLRMLVGITEAGFLPGILVYLTWWFPAYYRARANALFMIAMPVTMMVGSILSGYILALDGVMNLKGWQWLFMLEGGPSLILGVVTWFFLDDKPAQAKWLDKEEKQALQNMIDQERETVAPTPHVSRRMWRDVLTPTVLMYTLAYFCLTNTLSAINIWTPQILQSFNRGSSNIVIGLLAAIPQFCTILGMVWWSRRSDRLKERKRHTIVPYLFAAAGWLLASATSHNMVQLLGIIMASAGSFTAMAIFWTTPDQVISFKARAVALAVINAVGNVGSALSPLLIGILRDATGSFNSGLWFVAGLLVVGALVVSRIPMSAGRPQTQTVMLSTRNVGGSDNADNNAATL is encoded by the coding sequence ATGACAACGTTAATGCAACATGAAAACAGAGAAGAGTTGTCCGGCATTGAACAACGGGTCATTAAAAAGTTATTCAGACGTTTAATTGTCTTTTTGTTCGTGCTGTTTGTTTTCTCCTTTCTTGATCGCATCAACATTGGTTTTGCCGGTCTGACCATGGGCAAAGAACTGGGGTTGACCTCCACCATGTTTGGCCTGGCGACCACACTGTTTTATGTGACCTATGTGCTGTGCGGTATTCCCAGCAATGTGATGCTGGGAATTGTCGGTGCACGCCGCTGGATTGCGACCATCATGGTGCTGTGGGGGATCGCTTCCACCTGCACAATGTTCGCCTCCAGTCCGCATACACTCTATGTACTGCGTATGCTGGTGGGGATCACCGAAGCGGGCTTTCTACCCGGTATTCTGGTCTATCTGACCTGGTGGTTTCCCGCTTACTATCGTGCTCGTGCCAATGCGTTATTTATGATTGCCATGCCGGTTACCATGATGGTGGGATCGATATTATCTGGATATATCCTCGCGCTGGACGGCGTAATGAACCTGAAAGGCTGGCAATGGTTATTCATGCTGGAAGGCGGCCCGTCGCTGATCCTCGGTGTGGTTACCTGGTTCTTTCTGGACGATAAACCGGCCCAGGCCAAGTGGCTGGACAAAGAGGAAAAACAGGCACTACAGAACATGATCGACCAGGAACGGGAGACGGTAGCGCCGACGCCACATGTATCGCGCCGTATGTGGCGGGATGTGTTGACCCCGACGGTATTAATGTACACGCTGGCTTATTTTTGCCTGACCAATACCCTAAGCGCCATTAACATCTGGACGCCGCAGATCCTGCAAAGTTTTAATCGAGGGAGTAGCAATATCGTCATTGGCCTGCTCGCGGCCATTCCGCAATTCTGCACTATTCTCGGTATGGTCTGGTGGAGCCGACGTTCCGATCGCTTGAAAGAGCGCAAACGCCACACCATCGTGCCATATCTGTTTGCCGCCGCCGGTTGGCTGCTGGCTTCCGCCACTTCGCACAATATGGTGCAGTTGCTGGGCATTATCATGGCTTCGGCAGGATCGTTCACCGCCATGGCGATCTTCTGGACCACGCCGGACCAGGTGATCAGTTTCAAAGCACGCGCGGTAGCGCTGGCGGTGATTAATGCTGTCGGTAATGTCGGGTCTGCACTCAGTCCTTTGCTGATCGGTATCCTGCGTGATGCCACCGGCAGCTTCAATTCCGGACTATGGTTTGTCGCCGGATTGCTCGTCGTCGGGGCGTTGGTGGTATCACGCATTCCGATGTCTGCAGGAAGGCCGCAAACGCAGACGGTGATGTTGTCTACACGCAATGTGGGAGGTAGCGATAATGCCGACAACAATGCCGCAACACTTTGA
- the hpaI gene encoding 4-hydroxy-2-oxoheptanedioate aldolase produces the protein MFINVFKQALREKQPQIGLWLGLANSYSAELLAGAGFHWLMIDGEHAPNDVRSVLGQLQAIAPYNSHPVVRPPWNDPVIIKQLLDTGAQTLLIPMVQTAADAELAVKACRYPPHGIRGVGSALARASRWNRIADYLVRADEQICVLVQIETRQGVENLDAILAVEGVDGVFIGPADLSADMGFPGNPTHSDVQAVIEQAIDRILAADKAPGILMANEKRAQHYLERGALFVAVGVDTTLLARSAEALAARFTTLPTPVIHRSKSVY, from the coding sequence ATGTTCATTAATGTGTTTAAACAGGCGCTGCGGGAGAAGCAGCCACAGATTGGTTTGTGGCTCGGGCTGGCCAACAGCTATAGCGCCGAACTATTGGCAGGAGCTGGTTTTCACTGGCTGATGATTGATGGTGAGCACGCACCCAACGACGTGCGTTCCGTGTTGGGACAGTTGCAAGCCATCGCGCCCTATAACAGTCATCCGGTGGTGCGTCCGCCGTGGAATGACCCGGTGATCATCAAACAATTGCTGGATACCGGTGCCCAGACGCTGCTGATCCCGATGGTACAAACCGCAGCAGACGCCGAGTTGGCGGTAAAAGCCTGTCGTTACCCACCCCATGGGATACGAGGCGTAGGCAGTGCGTTGGCACGCGCCTCGCGCTGGAATCGTATCGCCGATTACCTGGTGCGGGCTGATGAGCAGATCTGCGTACTGGTGCAGATTGAGACGCGTCAGGGTGTGGAAAATCTGGACGCTATTCTGGCGGTTGAGGGCGTAGATGGCGTGTTTATCGGACCGGCGGATTTGAGTGCGGATATGGGGTTTCCCGGTAATCCCACGCACTCGGACGTTCAGGCGGTGATTGAACAAGCCATTGACAGGATCCTGGCGGCCGACAAGGCACCGGGCATCCTGATGGCCAATGAAAAACGGGCGCAGCACTACCTGGAACGTGGCGCGTTGTTTGTTGCGGTCGGCGTCGATACCACATTACTGGCCCGCTCGGCAGAAGCGCTGGCAGCCCGTTTTACTACCCTGCCGACCCCGGTTATTCACCGCAGCAAGTCGGTTTACTAA
- the hpaH gene encoding 2-oxo-hepta-3-ene-1,7-dioic acid hydratase, whose amino-acid sequence MLNAETINSLAGELHQAEKNREQIRQLSLRHPEITIDDAYAIQRRWVSTKIAEGRVLKGHKIGLTSKAMQASSQIDEPDYGALLDDMFFNDGSDIPIDRFIVPRVEVELAFVLAKPLRGPNCSLFDVYNATDYIIPALEIIDARCHGIDPVEQRPRKVFDTISDNAANAGVVMGGRPIKPDALDLRWIAALMYRNGVIEESGVAAAVLNHPANGVAWLANKLAPYDVQLEAGQIILGGSFTRPVPARKGDTFHVDYGVMGAISCRFV is encoded by the coding sequence ATGCTGAATGCGGAAACCATTAATAGCCTGGCTGGTGAGCTGCATCAGGCCGAGAAAAATCGCGAACAGATTCGCCAGCTTTCGTTGCGTCACCCGGAGATAACTATTGATGACGCCTATGCGATTCAGCGCCGGTGGGTGTCAACCAAAATCGCCGAAGGTCGCGTACTGAAAGGGCACAAGATTGGGCTGACCTCGAAAGCGATGCAAGCCAGTTCGCAAATTGACGAACCTGATTATGGTGCCTTGCTGGACGATATGTTCTTTAACGATGGCAGTGATATTCCCATTGATCGCTTCATTGTGCCGCGTGTTGAGGTCGAACTGGCCTTTGTGCTGGCGAAACCGCTGCGTGGCCCGAATTGCTCGCTGTTCGACGTGTATAACGCCACCGACTATATCATCCCGGCGCTGGAAATCATTGATGCGCGTTGCCACGGCATCGACCCGGTGGAGCAACGTCCGCGCAAGGTGTTCGACACCATTTCAGACAATGCGGCCAATGCGGGGGTCGTGATGGGGGGACGCCCGATTAAACCCGATGCACTGGATCTACGCTGGATTGCAGCGTTGATGTATCGCAACGGCGTTATTGAGGAGTCTGGTGTGGCGGCGGCGGTACTTAACCATCCGGCCAACGGTGTGGCTTGGCTGGCAAATAAACTGGCACCCTATGACGTTCAGCTGGAAGCGGGCCAAATCATCCTCGGAGGATCGTTCACCCGGCCGGTGCCGGCGCGTAAAGGCGACACCTTCCATGTGGATTACGGTGTGATGGGTGCCATCAGTTGCCGTTTCGTTTAA
- a CDS encoding NAD-dependent succinate-semialdehyde dehydrogenase produces the protein MRNELQLLRHQAYIDGEWVDALNGKQFNVTDPASGDVIASVADVGEAETRQAIAAAEQAQKSWRKTSAHERSAILKRWHKLIMLYQMPLAQLLSQEQGKPLNESMSEIAYGASFIEWFAEEGKRTYGETIPSPTVSRRLVTIRQPIGVVAAITPWNFPNAMITRKVGPALAAGCTVVLKPAAETPLSALALAVLAEEAGLPKGVLNIVTSSDAATIGATLTASDVVRKLSFTGSTRVGKLLMAQSADTVKKLSLELGGNAPLIVFDDADLNSAVAGALAAKFRNSGQTCVCANRILVQDGIYDAFAGRFAKAVAELKVAPASDSKAQQGPLITSAACRKVEEHIADALSLGATLLTGGKPHALGGQFFQPTVLSNVTTKMRIAHEETFGPVAPLFRFHDEQEAIDLANATETGLAAYFWSQNVQRVWRVAEALESGMVGINEGLMSNEVAPFGGVKQSGLGREGSRYGIDEYLEVKYLCFGGMGETGVSPC, from the coding sequence ATGAGAAATGAACTGCAGTTGTTACGCCATCAGGCTTACATCGACGGTGAGTGGGTCGATGCCTTGAATGGCAAACAGTTCAACGTAACCGATCCAGCCAGCGGCGACGTGATTGCCAGTGTGGCGGATGTGGGAGAAGCCGAAACCCGGCAGGCGATTGCTGCCGCAGAGCAGGCGCAAAAAAGTTGGCGCAAAACCAGTGCGCATGAACGCAGTGCCATTCTTAAGCGCTGGCACAAACTGATCATGCTGTATCAGATGCCACTGGCGCAGTTGCTAAGCCAGGAGCAGGGAAAACCGCTTAATGAATCCATGAGTGAAATTGCCTACGGTGCCAGTTTTATCGAATGGTTCGCGGAGGAGGGGAAACGTACTTATGGCGAAACCATCCCTTCTCCGACGGTTAGCCGCCGGCTGGTCACTATCAGACAGCCGATCGGCGTGGTGGCGGCCATCACCCCCTGGAACTTTCCCAATGCGATGATTACCCGCAAAGTCGGGCCGGCACTGGCGGCGGGTTGCACTGTGGTATTAAAACCGGCCGCTGAAACCCCGTTGTCGGCACTGGCACTGGCGGTGTTGGCTGAGGAAGCCGGTTTGCCGAAAGGGGTTCTGAATATCGTGACATCGTCTGATGCGGCGACTATCGGCGCGACGCTGACCGCCAGCGATGTGGTGCGCAAGCTGTCATTCACTGGCTCAACGCGTGTCGGCAAGCTGTTGATGGCACAGAGCGCCGACACGGTAAAAAAACTGTCGCTGGAGTTGGGCGGCAATGCCCCGCTGATCGTCTTTGACGATGCTGACCTGAACAGCGCGGTCGCCGGGGCTCTGGCCGCCAAATTCCGCAACAGCGGCCAGACCTGTGTGTGTGCCAACCGTATTCTGGTGCAGGACGGTATCTATGACGCTTTTGCCGGGCGATTTGCGAAAGCCGTTGCCGAGCTGAAGGTAGCGCCAGCCAGTGACAGCAAGGCGCAACAGGGCCCGCTCATCACGTCCGCAGCCTGTCGCAAGGTGGAAGAACATATCGCCGATGCGCTGTCGTTGGGAGCAACGCTGTTGACCGGCGGCAAACCGCATGCGTTGGGTGGGCAGTTTTTCCAGCCTACAGTGCTGTCAAATGTCACGACGAAGATGCGTATCGCTCATGAAGAAACTTTCGGCCCGGTTGCGCCGCTGTTCCGTTTTCATGACGAACAGGAGGCCATTGACCTGGCCAACGCCACGGAGACTGGCCTGGCGGCCTATTTCTGGTCGCAAAATGTGCAGCGGGTCTGGCGTGTCGCCGAAGCGCTGGAGAGCGGTATGGTCGGCATCAATGAAGGCCTGATGTCCAACGAGGTGGCGCCGTTTGGCGGGGTTAAACAATCTGGTCTGGGGCGCGAAGGTTCCCGCTACGGCATTGATGAATATCTGGAAGTGAAATATCTCTGCTTTGGCGGAATGGGCGAAACAGGAGTGTCACCATGCTGA
- a CDS encoding 5-carboxymethyl-2-hydroxymuconate Delta-isomerase codes for MPHFVTECTENIRQQARLPVLFAQVNTLLADSGIFPLGGIRSRAHWIDTWQMADGKQDYAFVHMTLKIGHGRDLAALQPVMISLFACIQAHFAELMAERYLALSLVVEELHPVLNFKQNNVHALFR; via the coding sequence ATGCCCCATTTTGTGACGGAATGTACCGAAAATATTCGTCAGCAGGCACGTCTGCCAGTGCTGTTTGCCCAAGTCAACACGTTACTGGCGGACAGCGGCATTTTTCCACTCGGCGGGATTCGCAGCCGGGCGCACTGGATTGATACCTGGCAGATGGCTGACGGTAAACAAGATTACGCTTTTGTCCATATGACACTGAAAATCGGTCACGGCCGGGATCTGGCGGCGCTACAACCGGTGATGATATCCCTGTTCGCCTGTATTCAGGCGCATTTTGCCGAGCTGATGGCCGAGCGTTATCTGGCGTTGTCATTGGTGGTGGAGGAGTTACATCCAGTCCTCAATTTCAAACAGAACAACGTTCATGCACTGTTTCGCTGA
- the hpaD gene encoding 3,4-dihydroxyphenylacetate 2,3-dioxygenase — translation MGKLALAAKITHVPSMYLSELPGQYHGCRQAAIDGHREISRRCRELGVDTVVVFDTHWLVNSAYHINCNRHYKGVYTSHELPHFIRDMEYEYDGNPELGYLIAEEASAHGVRAKAHAIETLSLEYGTLVPMRYMNSDRYFNVVSLSAFCTVHDFADSRRMGEAVRRAIEKYDGTVAVLASGSLSHRFIDDQRAEQGMNAWTREFDKQMDKRVVKLWREGLFAEFCRMLPEYADYCYGEGNMHDTVMLMGLMGWDTYRGHVEFVTELFPSSGTGQVNAVFPLTV, via the coding sequence ATGGGCAAGTTAGCGTTAGCAGCAAAAATTACCCACGTTCCTTCGATGTACCTGTCGGAATTACCGGGTCAGTACCACGGTTGTCGTCAGGCCGCTATCGATGGACACCGGGAAATCAGCCGACGCTGCCGTGAGCTGGGCGTCGATACGGTCGTGGTGTTTGACACGCACTGGCTGGTGAACAGTGCGTACCACATTAACTGTAATCGTCACTATAAAGGTGTCTACACCAGCCACGAACTACCACACTTTATTCGAGACATGGAGTACGAATATGACGGTAATCCGGAACTGGGTTATCTGATTGCCGAGGAAGCTTCGGCCCATGGTGTGCGGGCCAAGGCTCATGCCATCGAAACCCTGAGTCTTGAATATGGCACGCTGGTGCCGATGCGATACATGAACAGCGATCGTTACTTCAACGTGGTTTCTCTCTCTGCCTTCTGCACCGTGCATGACTTTGCCGACAGCCGTCGTATGGGGGAAGCGGTGCGCCGCGCCATCGAAAAATATGATGGTACGGTAGCCGTACTGGCCAGTGGATCGCTTTCTCACCGTTTCATCGACGATCAACGTGCTGAACAGGGCATGAACGCCTGGACACGCGAGTTCGATAAGCAGATGGATAAACGCGTCGTGAAGCTATGGCGTGAGGGCTTGTTCGCCGAATTCTGCCGCATGTTGCCGGAATATGCCGACTACTGCTATGGCGAAGGAAACATGCATGACACCGTCATGTTGATGGGGCTGATGGGCTGGGATACTTATCGTGGTCACGTGGAGTTTGTGACCGAACTGTTCCCCAGCTCCGGCACTGGGCAAGTCAACGCCGTTTTCCCGCTGACCGTCTGA